The stretch of DNA TATACCCGCCAACAGCACCCGGTTGAGGCCCTGTTCTTTGACTGTGACCCCGGTGATCAAGCTGGTTTTGCCGGTACCATCTTCGAGTAGGAGATTACCCTGGTAATTGCCGGTTTGGCTATTGTACATATCTTTTACTTCGATATGGAATCGGATGGTGTCTAGCAGAGCAGGACTAACCGATAATACCGTTTTGTCGAAAGTAACGCTCTGGATCGAAGGAATGCCTTCCATGCTCAAATCTACCAACAATGACGTTTTCTTTGCTTTTAGTTTTACCAGGGTCGAGATCGATTCAAGACCGGGGTGATTTATCTGCAGATGAACTTCATCCCACAGACTGGTCAAGTGGTAATGACCCTCAGAATCTGTTGTAGTTGATGCCGTTTTTTGCTCGCCTATCCCGAACTCCGTTGGGGCGACATAGGTTGCAGATACGCTTGCTCCGGCCACTGGTTGTCCATTATTGTCTGTTATCCAACCTTCGATATCTCCCTGAATCGGTAAGAAATTGACTTTGCTACATCCCATATGCAATAGCATTAGGATCATTAGCATCAGATTTATATTTCGTTGTTTTATCATTTTATTCGATTTTACAGGCACCGCTACAAAAAGCAGGCCTCGCCCTATTAATTGTTTTTTCTGGATGCTCTGCGATTACGTTTCATACTTTTTTGAGTTTTCTCGTATTTCAAGAACTCGGGATCCTGCTCGATGATCGTTTCCACCTGATTTTCCAGCGGTGTCATCTTACGCAGTTCTTCGTACCTACCGATATCCTCTATTGGGTGGAGGTAGGGGGTGATGTACATGACCCGCTCTACATAGTTTTTAATCTCACGTTTGTTTTTGAATAGAGCGCCTAAGAGAGGAATACCCTTGAGTATGGGAACGCCTCCTTCCACAGTATTGGTTTCCTCCAAAATCAATCCGCCCAGTATCAGGGTATGACCATCACGCACGTCTACTTCGGTCATAATGCTATTTTCTTCCACGAGAAACTCTCCTGCACTAGAGAAGGGTAAAAACTCGGAGATCACGCCATTAATATTTAGGTGAATTAGAGAGTCGTGTGTTGGCACTGGTGTGATACCTAGGTTGATACCTGCCTCGATGCTTTGTAAGGTAGTGGTCACCCCGTTGATCGTTGCCGTTTCCAGGACAATGGTTCTGCGGTCTTTAATGTTCAGGTTAGCCTGCTTGCCGCTTTCTACAACCAGGTGGGGATTAGTCAGTACTTTAGCTTTATCATTGCCGACCATTGCTCGTAGATTCAATTGAAATGTCGGTGTCAATTTGGCTACTGAATTGTAGAAGAAGGATAGGTTGGCACCCTGCGCGTCGGGAGCATATTTGACCGATCCGAAATTGCCAGTCGTACCACTGGTAATATCAATGCCCCATTCGAAATTTTGCTCGTGAAAATATTCCACCAACATAAACTCTATGGTAACCATCATCTGTCTGACATCCAACATTTCTAATTGTTCCCGGGCGAGTGCGATATCCAGAGAGTCTCCTACCATAATTAGTCGGTTGCCCTCCTTGTGTTCATAGATCTCCACACTTTGGTTGATCTGTTGAAATTTTTCGATGATCACATCGGAGATCAGGTTTCTGATCTTATATTCCTCAACAATGCGTTGAGCGGACAGGCCTGTCGGCTTCAGAAGCAAAAATAGCAACACCAAGCCCATTAGGAGATGTTTCGGTTTCATGTTTTTATGTATCATTGATTATAAAGAAATGTATCGGAAATGAGCCTGGTCTTCAAGCGGCTCTTCTCTTTTTTTTACCTTTATCCACTTGGTCAAGTACTTGACTTTCTGTAACAAAGATTCGAGAAATTCAGCTGGTAGTTTTGGACTATTGTTTCGAAAAACAGCAGTATTGTTTATTGCTATGGTCAATCCGGCATTTGGTCTTTGATGTGGCGATGTAAGGAAATGGCAACGATTAGAGAGATTACCGCTGCGCCAATGATATACCAGACAAAAGCCATATCGTTGTGTTCCTTTTCGATCAGCCATACCGCTACCATAGGCACGGTACCGCCGAAGATGGCATAGGCTAAGTTGTAGCCGACGCTGACGGCACTTACGCGGATGTTCCGGGGAAACATTTCGGTCAGTGTAGCCGGGATAGGCGCCATGTAGGCTGCAGCCAGTATTGCCAGTCCAATCTCTCCGGTAAGGATCATCGTCTCGTCGTGGTGGTGCATCAAACAGAAAAGTGGATAGCCAAACAAAATAATGGCTACAGCGCCGGAAATGATCACTCGCTTGCGACTGATGCGATCAGAGAGGTGGGCGAAAAAAAGTATGGCAACCATAAATATGAGAAGGCTTATTGAATTCAAACGAAGCGCCATGGTACGAGGCTCCTGTACATAATCGACTAGCCAGGTCACTACGAATACAAATAATCCATAGAAAAAAATGGCGGAAAGCAGGTTCAGTCCACTTACTTGTACCACCTGGGCCCAGTTGCGACGAAGTGTGCGTAAGGGGTTCTCTGTTTTTTCCTGTTCGGAAATGGTCTCCGGCATATGGCGTCGAATAAGATAGCCAACGGCGGCCACCAATATGCCCAAGAGAAAAGGAATACGCCATCCCCAGCTTTGTAATTGTGCTTCTGTCAACGCACCGGAAATAACCGACCCCATCACCGATCCTAATAATATACCACCGATACCGCCCATCATGGAGGCGCTGGTGAACAAACCGCGTTTCCCATCCGGCGCACTTTCGGCGAGATAGACAATAGAGCTGGTGTATTCACCCCCTACCGATAGCCCCTGCAACATGCGCAGTATCACAAGAATAACCGCCGCACCTACCCCCATCTGGGCATGGGTTGGCATCAGACCGATCAGGAAAGTGGGGATTGCCATGAGGAGTACGGACAGGTTGAGGGCGCGTTTTCGCCCAACCCGATCACCAATGTATCCAAAAAGCGCTCCGCCGACTGGACGCATCAGAAAACCGGCAGCAAAGGCGCCGAAAGAAGCAATTAGTGAAGTCGTCGGATCTTCCGCCGGGAAAAATAATTTGCCCAATACCGGAGCAAAAAAACCATAAATCGCAAAGTCGTACCATTCCAGGATATTTCCGGCAACGCCAGCGGTGATAGTCATTGCTCTGTTTTGGGAAGAATGGTTTTGAATCGTTGTGCTCATGGTTATGGATTTTAAAATCTTTATGAATAGATCATCTCAGAGCATGTTTGGAGGTCGCTTTTGGAGGCAAAAAGTGTCAATTTTTCGCTGACTGGGATGGCTTGATACTGTGTATCAACATTGCCTTTTTGAAGTTCATACCCTTTGGTACGGACGAAAAAAGTAACGAAGTATCAGCGAAAAAGGGATAGTTTTAGGCCCAAATCGACCTTGGGAGATTCATGAACACCATAAATCACTATAAAGGCCGTGAATAAAGTGTGACCTCCAAACATGCTCTCAATAGCAACACAAGTGAGGACTTCGGTTGAATTACCATCATTGCCATTGACCTCGTTCGTTGATAAAACTAATTTTTAGGCCATTGAATACGTCTTTTGCCAGCGCTTGCGAAAATTCTTTGGGCAGATGCCAAAGCTGTCATCAAAAACACGGGTAAAATAGCTGGGGTCCCGGAATCCGACCTCAAAGGCAACCTGGGTAATGTTCAAGTCAGTATGTACTAATAAGTATTTAGCCCTTTGCAGTCTGACAGAACGGATATAGTAGGTGGTTGAAAGACCTGTCCATTTCTTGATCTTGTTGTGCAATTGGGACCGGCTAGCTCCGGCGTCGCGGCAAAGTTGATCAATACCATAGTTTTCATCATCCATATTCATTTCTATCAGCTCTTTGATTCTCGCAATGAAATGAATGTTCTTGCTTGCTACCTGATGTATTCCACCAAACGTATCCATTGGTTGCTGGGTGAAAGCAACCAATGGACTTTCCTGTTCCTCTATCCTGTATAAAGGTGATCTGCTGCTGTCGAAATTCTGGATATAAGATTGAGCATTCATAGTACTTTAATTTAAGCGGGTTAGAGATTTACATATTTGTGTCTGTGTTCTTGCTATTGTGTGTTTTGATCTTTTTGAAAATGATCGTTAAAGAACACATTGCAAAATTGGGGAAGATGGAGAAGGCAGGCTTTCACTATTGTTTTTCTGTTTTGAACTATTGTTTTGGTGTTTGAACTATTGTTTTTTGATTTGTA from Saprospiraceae bacterium encodes:
- a CDS encoding carboxypeptidase-like regulatory domain-containing protein produces the protein MIKQRNINLMLMILMLLHMGCSKVNFLPIQGDIEGWITDNNGQPVAGASVSATYVAPTEFGIGEQKTASTTTDSEGHYHLTSLWDEVHLQINHPGLESISTLVKLKAKKTSLLVDLSMEGIPSIQSVTFDKTVLSVSPALLDTIRFHIEVKDMYNSQTGNYQGNLLLEDGTGKTSLITGVTVKEQGLNRVLLAGIITVGDLVPGTYQPLAETIDPDENSHRIKVSQTIQIEQ
- a CDS encoding type II and III secretion system protein — protein: MKPKHLLMGLVLLFLLLKPTGLSAQRIVEEYKIRNLISDVIIEKFQQINQSVEIYEHKEGNRLIMVGDSLDIALAREQLEMLDVRQMMVTIEFMLVEYFHEQNFEWGIDITSGTTGNFGSVKYAPDAQGANLSFFYNSVAKLTPTFQLNLRAMVGNDKAKVLTNPHLVVESGKQANLNIKDRRTIVLETATINGVTTTLQSIEAGINLGITPVPTHDSLIHLNINGVISEFLPFSSAGEFLVEENSIMTEVDVRDGHTLILGGLILEETNTVEGGVPILKGIPLLGALFKNKREIKNYVERVMYITPYLHPIEDIGRYEELRKMTPLENQVETIIEQDPEFLKYEKTQKSMKRNRRASRKNN
- a CDS encoding MFS transporter, whose product is MSTTIQNHSSQNRAMTITAGVAGNILEWYDFAIYGFFAPVLGKLFFPAEDPTTSLIASFGAFAAGFLMRPVGGALFGYIGDRVGRKRALNLSVLLMAIPTFLIGLMPTHAQMGVGAAVILVILRMLQGLSVGGEYTSSIVYLAESAPDGKRGLFTSASMMGGIGGILLGSVMGSVISGALTEAQLQSWGWRIPFLLGILVAAVGYLIRRHMPETISEQEKTENPLRTLRRNWAQVVQVSGLNLLSAIFFYGLFVFVVTWLVDYVQEPRTMALRLNSISLLIFMVAILFFAHLSDRISRKRVIISGAVAIILFGYPLFCLMHHHDETMILTGEIGLAILAAAYMAPIPATLTEMFPRNIRVSAVSVGYNLAYAIFGGTVPMVAVWLIEKEHNDMAFVWYIIGAAVISLIVAISLHRHIKDQMPD
- a CDS encoding AraC family transcriptional regulator, producing MNAQSYIQNFDSSRSPLYRIEEQESPLVAFTQQPMDTFGGIHQVASKNIHFIARIKELIEMNMDDENYGIDQLCRDAGASRSQLHNKIKKWTGLSTTYYIRSVRLQRAKYLLVHTDLNITQVAFEVGFRDPSYFTRVFDDSFGICPKNFRKRWQKTYSMA